One segment of Chionomys nivalis chromosome 1, mChiNiv1.1, whole genome shotgun sequence DNA contains the following:
- the Znf32 gene encoding zinc finger protein 32 isoform X2 — protein sequence MTEAHKYDSEATGSSSWDFQSSFRREKVEQKSPDSKTLQEDSPGVRQKVYDCQECGKSFRQKGSLTLHERIHTGQKPFECAQCGKSFRAKGNLVTHQRIHTGEKPYQCKECGKSFSQRGSLAVHERLHTGQKPYECAICQRSFRNQSNLAVHRRVHSGEKPYRCDQCGKAFSQKGSLIVHIRVHTGLKPYACSHCRKSFHTRGNCILHGKIHTGETPYLCGQCGKSFTQRGSLAVHQRSCSQRLTL from the coding sequence ATGACAGAAGCCCACAAGTATGACTCAGAGGCCACAGGATCTTCAAGCTGGGATTTCCAGAGTTCGTTCAGAAGAGAGAAGGTGGAACAGAAGTCCCCAGATTCTAAGACACTACAGGAAGACTCACCTGGAGTGAGGCAGAAGGTCTATGATTGCCAGGAGTGCGGGAAATCTTTCCGGCAGAAAGGTAGTCTAACATTGCATGAGAGAATCCACACTGGCCAGAAGCCCTTTGAGTGCGCCCAGTGCGGAAAAAGCTTCAGGGCCAAAGGCAATCTAGTTACACATCAGCGGATCCACACAGGAGAGAAGCCCTATCAGTGCAAAGAGTGTGGGAAAAGCTTTAGTCAGCGAGGCAGTCTAGCTGTGCATGAGAGACTCCACACTGGacagaaaccctatgaatgtgcCATTTGCCAGAGAAGCTTCCGGAATCAAAGTAACCTTGCTGTTCACCGAAGAGTTCACAGTGGCGAGAAGCCCTATAGATGTGACCAGTGTGGAAAGGCTTTCAGTCAGAAGGGAAGCCTGATTGTCCACATCAGAGTTCACACGGGTCTGAAGCCCTATGCGTGTTCCCACTGCAGGAAGAGCTTCCACACCAGGGGCAACTGCATTCTGCATGGGAAAATCCACACAGGAGAGACACCCTATCTCTGTGGCCAGTGTGGGAAAAGTTTCACTCAGAGAGGGAGCCTGGCTGTGCACCAGCGAAGCTGTTCACAGAGGCTCACCCTGTAA
- the Znf32 gene encoding zinc finger protein 32 isoform X1 → MFGFPTATLLDCHGRYAQNVAFFNVMTEAHKYDSEATGSSSWDFQSSFRREKVEQKSPDSKTLQEDSPGVRQKVYDCQECGKSFRQKGSLTLHERIHTGQKPFECAQCGKSFRAKGNLVTHQRIHTGEKPYQCKECGKSFSQRGSLAVHERLHTGQKPYECAICQRSFRNQSNLAVHRRVHSGEKPYRCDQCGKAFSQKGSLIVHIRVHTGLKPYACSHCRKSFHTRGNCILHGKIHTGETPYLCGQCGKSFTQRGSLAVHQRSCSQRLTL, encoded by the exons ATGTTTGGGTTCCCAACAGCTACCCTGCTGGACTGTCATGGAAGATATGCCCAGAATGTAGCATTTTTCA ATGTGATGACAGAAGCCCACAAGTATGACTCAGAGGCCACAGGATCTTCAAGCTGGGATTTCCAGAGTTCGTTCAGAAGAGAGAAGGTGGAACAGAAGTCCCCAGATTCTAAGACACTACAGGAAGACTCACCTGGAGTGAGGCAGAAGGTCTATGATTGCCAGGAGTGCGGGAAATCTTTCCGGCAGAAAGGTAGTCTAACATTGCATGAGAGAATCCACACTGGCCAGAAGCCCTTTGAGTGCGCCCAGTGCGGAAAAAGCTTCAGGGCCAAAGGCAATCTAGTTACACATCAGCGGATCCACACAGGAGAGAAGCCCTATCAGTGCAAAGAGTGTGGGAAAAGCTTTAGTCAGCGAGGCAGTCTAGCTGTGCATGAGAGACTCCACACTGGacagaaaccctatgaatgtgcCATTTGCCAGAGAAGCTTCCGGAATCAAAGTAACCTTGCTGTTCACCGAAGAGTTCACAGTGGCGAGAAGCCCTATAGATGTGACCAGTGTGGAAAGGCTTTCAGTCAGAAGGGAAGCCTGATTGTCCACATCAGAGTTCACACGGGTCTGAAGCCCTATGCGTGTTCCCACTGCAGGAAGAGCTTCCACACCAGGGGCAACTGCATTCTGCATGGGAAAATCCACACAGGAGAGACACCCTATCTCTGTGGCCAGTGTGGGAAAAGTTTCACTCAGAGAGGGAGCCTGGCTGTGCACCAGCGAAGCTGTTCACAGAGGCTCACCCTGTAA